The following are from one region of the Trichoderma breve strain T069 chromosome 5, whole genome shotgun sequence genome:
- a CDS encoding glycosyltransferase sugar-binding region containing DXD motif domain-containing protein, with protein MLNPRRAFIAAAFLLTVFFLITRSHNSEQSPSSSTESRDAEAEALAAANAQQRLPPPPPQKPMIDMSGMSTYEKLAYQYEYDIESKFPAYIWQTWKYTPGEGEFQFREQEASWSIEHPGFIHEVITDSVADTLLQLLYGSIPEVLEAYHALPLPVLKADLFRYLILYARGGIYSDIDTYAIKSALEWIPPQIPKETVGLVIGIEADPDRPDWADWYSRRIQFCQWTIQSKPGHPVLRDIISRITNSTLAMKKEGKLSAFQGNRVVDLTGPAVWTDTIMDYFNDERYFDMENSKGKIDYRNFTGMETSVGQMGAKDYDDPMAFVKHDFEGTWKPESERHIGEVQQELGEGEEAPKEQ; from the exons ATGTTGAACCCTCGCCGCGCCTTCATTGCGGCGGCGTTCCTTTtgaccgtcttcttcctcatcacaCGATCGCACAACTCCGAGCAGAGCCCCTCCAGCTCGACCGAAAGCAGAGATGCCGAAGCAGAGGCACTGGCCGCGGCCAATGCGCAGCAGCgactgccgccgcctcctccgcaAAAGCCCATGATTGATATGTCGGGCATGTCAACGTACGAAAAGCTTGCCtaccagtacgagtacgacaTCGAGTCCAAGTTCCCCGCCTACATCTGGCAGACTTGGAAGTACACGCCGGGCGAGGGCGAGTTCCAGTTCCGCGAGCAGGAGGCGTCGTGGTCAATTGAGCACCCGGGCTTCATCCACGAGGTCATCACCGACTCTGTCGCCGAcacgctgctgcagctgctgtacGGGAGCATCCCCGAGGTGCTGGAGGCGTACCACGCCCTCCCACTGCCCGTGCTCAAGGCCGACCTGTTCCGCTACCTGATCCTGTACGCGCGCGGCGGCATCTACTCGGACATTGACACGTATGCCATCAAGAGCGCACTGGAATGGATTCCCCCGCAGATCCCCAAGGAGACCGTGGGCCTGGTGATTGGCATTGAGGCCGACCCCGACCGACCCGACTGGGCTGACTGGTACAGCCGGCGTATCCAGTTCTGCCAGTGGACGATCCAGAGCAAGCCCGGACACCCGGTGCTGCGCGACATCATCAGCCGCATCACCAACTCGAcgctggcgatgaagaaggagggcaagcTGTCAGCATTCCAGGGCAACCGCGTGGTGGACCTGACTGGGCCGGCCGTGTGGACCGACACCATCATGGACTACTTCAACGATGAGCGCTACTTCGACATGGAGAAcagcaagggcaagattgacTACCGCAACTTTACGGGCATGGAGACGA GCGTTGGCCAGATGGGCGCCAAGGACTATGATGATCCGATGGCATTTGTCAAGCACGACTTTGAGG GAACGTGGAAGCCCGAAAGCGAACGACATATCGGCGAGGTCCAGCAGGAGCttggcgagggagaggaggctcCGAAAGAGCagtaa
- a CDS encoding AMP-binding enzyme domain-containing protein, translated as MSMYTRACAGRTRAAVRMAAAARRRAMSTAAAAAARTTVDEGYVPQEWQQRILGTERLSIRTGPMEPALFTGTIPDHFASVVSRHGDRSAVIARSPTPNAHESTLTYHALDLVSNRLASSLSSIGVRKGDRVAVSLGNSAEFAALTYALFKLGAVLVPLNPTFNAQQVTAALSHLNAEVLIIGAVTDLAYRPGKGRSNKQLLETIVGDLQRSRIQSEAVPSLKRVVVLDNRASHPDVVFPLDEFAALSSYETLLEGSDRAVKPDAPLDPADTINIQFTSGTTSAPKAAQLSHTAILNNGAFIADRMGLDPSDRIVVPPPLFHCFGSVLGYMATATTGAAILFPSPAFDPVATVRMAADTDATGLYGVSTMLVSIFEALDESSLNLPVPQHLLKGIVAGSSVPESLMRTIYKRLGLQDLVICYGMTETAPVSCMTRPSDPFEQRTSSVGTPMPHTTVKIVDPLDHTRVLPLGERGELAASGYLVMKGYFGDPERTAQVRRTESDGRTWMYSGDEAEMDADGFVQITGRIKDLIIRGGENIHPLEVENCLFQLLGVQEVSVAGVPDERLGEAVAAFVIPRHGWTTADAQREGDEAARRLSKDRVREWVRTNLSSHLVPKYVFWVDDYPKTASGKIQKFKLQEMAKKMLADEA; from the exons ATGTCCATGTACACGCGAGCATGCGCGGGCCGGACGAGAGCCGCGGTGCGAATGGCGGCTGCCGCGCGGAGGAGAGCGATGagcacggcggcggcggcggcggcgaggacgacGGTTGACGAGGGCTATGTGCCGCAGGAGTGGCAGCAGAGGATATTGGGGACGGAGAGGCTCAGCATACGGACGGGACCGATGGAG CCCGCCCTCTTCACAGGCACCATCCCAGACCACTTCGCCTCCGTCGTCTCCCGCCACGGCGACCGTTCCGCCGTCATCGCCCGCTCGCCAACCCCCAACGCCCACGAATCTACCCTCACCTACCACGCCCTCGACCTCGTCTCCAaccgcctcgcctcgtccctctcctccatcgGCGTCCGCAAGGGCGACCGCGTCGCCGTTAGCCTCGGCAACAGCGCAGAGTTCGCCGCCTTGACGTACGCCCTGTTCAAGCTCGGCGCCGTCCTCGTCCCGCTCAACCCTACCTTTAATGCCCAGCAGGTGACTGCAGCCCTGAGCCACCTCAACGCAGAGGtgctcatcatcggcgcTGTTACGGATCTCGCGTATCGTCCGGGAAAGGGGCGGAGCAAtaagcagctgctggagacgATTGTGGGAGACTTGCAGCGGAGCAGGATCCAGAGCGAGGCTGTCCCTAGTTTGAAGCGTGTCGTTGTGCTGGATAACCGTGCCAGCCATCCTGATGTCGTCTTTCCGTTGGATGAATTCGCTGCGCTGAGTTCATATGAGACTCTGCTCGAGGGCTCTGATCGTGCCGTCAAGCCTGACGCGCCCCTGGATCCCGCAGacaccatcaacatccagTTCACTTCCGGAACAACGTCTGCCCCCAAAGCCGCACAGCTCTCGCACACGgccatcctcaacaacgGCGCCTTCATCGCAGACCGCATGGGCCTCGACCCGTCGGACCGCATCGtcgtgccgccgccgctgttCCACTGCTTCGGCTCCGTGCTGGGCTACATGGCTACGGCGACCACCGGCGCCGCCATCCTGTTCCCGTCGCCGGCGTTCGACCCCGTGGCCACGGTGCGCATGGCCGCCGACACAGACGCCACCGGCTTATACGGCGTAAGCACCAtgctcgtctccatcttcgagGCCCTGGATGAAAGTAGCCTCAACCTCCCCGTGCCGCAGCACCTGCTCAAGGGCATCGTCGCCGGCAGTAGCGTGCCCGAGTCCCTCATGCGCACCATCTACAAGCGCCTCGGCCTGCAGGACCTGGTCATCTGCTACGGCATGACGGAAACCGCTCCCGTCAGCTGCATGACACGGCCTTCGGACCCCTTTGAGCAGCGTACCTCATCCGTCGGCACGCCCATGCCGCACACCACGGTCAAGATCGTCGACCCGCTGGACCACACCCGCGTTCTGCCCCTGGGTGAACGCGGCGAGCTGGCCGCCTCGGGATACCTCGTCATGAAGGGCTACTTCGGCGACCCTGAACGTACCGCCCAGGTCCGGCGCACCGAGTCCGACGGCCGCACGTGGATGTACTCTGgcgacgaggccgagatggaCGCCGACGGCTTCGTCCAAATCACCGGCCGCATCAAGGACCTCATCATCCGCGGCGGCGAGAACATTCACCCCCTAGAAGTCGAAAActgcctcttccagctcctcggcgTGCAAGAAGTCTCCGTCGCCGGCGTCCCCGACGAGCGCCTAGGTGAAGCCGTCGCCGCCTTTGTCATTCCTCGCCACGGCTGGACAACCGCAGACGCACAGCGGGAGGGTGATGAGGCTGCACGGAGATTGTCCAAGGACCGCGTGCGCGAGTGGGTGCGGACGAACCTTTCGAGCCACCTGGTGCCAAAGTACGTCTTCTGGGTTGATGATTATCCCAAGACGGCGAGCGGCAAGATTCAGAAGTTTAAGCTGCAGGAGATGGCTAAGAAGATGTTGGCTGACGAGGCATGA
- a CDS encoding TLC domain-containing protein gives MGDSHGFVADEKTVAGSSKSSRPATNGARYMQTSGSNVVLVRRLKRKDEGLWKPLARWFVENQVGLSLNLLALLFLAHACIPKARVHTTKFFHLSYYNAKTGKYAAGIDDACLIAFFIVLFTGLRAGTMDYILAPFGRLFEINKKKDLTRFTEQAWLLVYYLVFWPTGVYLYYNSPAWLNMRELWTDWPNREMGGLMKWYMIAQWAFWLQQIIVINIEDRRKDHWQMFSHHIITTALISSCYCYHHTRVGMFILVIMDVVDLFLPVAKCLKYCGYTTLCDYVFALFMVSWFVARHVFYIMVCWSIYAHTPEIMPNGCFVGPNDSLVGPLEAPAGFTYLIEPFFNSTGRVCYNETVKWAFLTPLLLLQGITIFWFTMIVRVAVKVIGGGGAEDTRSDDEADEEEDEEELIYEEVHPLEQEVGVEELDLKSWERRNGLKKQASASGVSLPGHSDRKELLGRIGCEKQVE, from the exons ATGGGCGACTCGCACGGCTTCGTGGCGGACGAAAAGACTGTCGCCGGCTCCTCCAAGAGCTCGAGACCGGCCACCAACGGCGCGCGGTACATGCAAACCTCTGGCAGCAATGTCGTGCTGGTCCGTCGCCTGAAGCGCAAGGACGAAGGGCTCTGGAAGCCCCTCGCTCGCTGGTTCGTCGAGAACCAGGTTG GCTTGTCACTCAACCTGctcgctcttcttttcctggcCCACGCCTGCATTCCCAAAGCCAGAGTACACACGACCAAGTTCTTCCATCTCTCGTACTACAACGCAAAGACTGGCAAATATGCTGCCGGAATTGACGATGCCTGTTTGATTGCCTTtttcatcgtcctcttcacCGGCCTTCGAGCCGGTACCATGGACTACATCCTGGCGCCATTTGGCCGACTCTTCGAaatcaacaagaaaaaggaccTGACCCGATTCACCGAGCAGGCCTGGTTGCTGGTGTACTATCTTGTCTTTTGGCCAACGGGCGTG TATTTGTACTACAACTCTCCCGCCTGGCTCAACATGAGGGAGCTGTGGACCGACTGGCCGAACCGGGAGATGGGTGGCCTCATGAAGTGGTACATGATTGCTCAATGGGCGTTTTGGCTGCAACAGATCATTGTCATCAACATTGAGGATCGACGAAAGGACCACTGGCAGATGTTTAGCCaccacatcatcaccacggcGCTGATTTCGTCGtgctactgctaccaccACACCCGCGTTGGAATGTTCATCTTGGTCATCATGGACGTGGTGGATCTGTTCCTCCCT GTTGCCAAGTGTCTCAAGTACTGCGGCTATACTACGCTGTGCGACTACgtctttgccctcttcatGGTGTCATGGTTTGTGGCACGCCACGTCTTCTACATCATGGTCTGCTGGTCCATTTACGCGCACACCCCCGAAATCATGCCCAATGGATGCTTCGTTGGACCGAACGACTCCCTGGTTGGACCATTGGAAGCCCCCGCCGGCTTCACGTATCTGATTgagcccttcttcaactcgACAGGGCGTGTGTGCTACAACGAGACGGTCAAGTGGGCTTTCCTCACGCCCCTCCTTCTGCTGCAGGGCATTACGATTTTCTGGTTCACCATGATTGTTCGCGTTGCCGTCAAGGTGATTGGCGGAGGTGGCGCGGAAGATACCCGgagcgacgacgaggctgacgaagaggaggatgaagaggagctcATCTACGAAGAGGTTCACCCACTGGAGCAGGAAGTCGGagtggaggagctggatctCAAGAGCTGGGAGCGACGCAACGGGCTTAAGAAGCAGGCTTCCGCCAGCGGAGTCAGCCTGCCGGGACACAGCGACCGCaaggagcttcttggccgtaTTGGCTGCGAGAAACAAGTGGAATGA